In Camelus ferus isolate YT-003-E chromosome 5, BCGSAC_Cfer_1.0, whole genome shotgun sequence, one genomic interval encodes:
- the SNORC gene encoding protein SNORC isoform X3, producing MSFETDDPAEGPQEPVPTLWNEPAELPSGEGPLESTSPAWEPAASAPPAPTAAASPEDSTAQERLDQGGGTGWGAGQAGRKGWRRGLGADAALRPPQARWGLAPSRPSSSPPCWPPAWCWRSWSSR from the coding sequence CCGAGGGCCCGCAGGAGCCCGTGCCCACCCTGTGGAACGAGCCCGCCGAGCTGCCGTCAGGAGAAGGCCCGCTGGAGAGCACCAGCCCCGCCTGGGAGCCCGCGGCCAGCGCTCCGCCGGCGCCCACCGCCGCTGCGAGCCCCGAGGACAGCACCGCGCAGGAGCGTCTGGACCAGGGCGGCGGTACGGGCTGGGGCGCCGGGCAGGCCGGGAGGAAAGGGTGGCGGCGGGGTCTCGGGGCTGACGCGGCCCTCCGTCCTCCGCAGGCTCGCTGGGGCCTGGCGCCATCGCGGCCATCGTCATCGCCGCCCTGCTGGCCACCTGCGTGGTGCTGGCGCTCGTGGTCGTCGCGCTGA